The Punica granatum isolate Tunisia-2019 chromosome 4, ASM765513v2, whole genome shotgun sequence sequence CATACATGTCCAAAATTAATCTTCTGGCAAAGCATTCGTAAAGATCCTCCTAATGCTCCTATTTAATAAACGTCTCAAGATGCAGGAATTACAGTGGATATCATTTGTGAGTACGTAGATAAGAAGATTTTTCACTGTTGAGTACGTATATAAAAATCTTCCTTAATGCTCCTCCTAAAAATATACttatccttttttcttttttttatttatcaccGTGCGAGGGCAAAGCTTCTCCTCATGTTTTGCCCCAAAACTAGAGTTTTAAAACTTTACCCATACATTATCCTCCCAAAATTTAAAGCTATCTATTTTTTTCATCCAACCTTGCCTCAATTTTGCCCCTATATTTTGACTATAAGAAGTAATATTTGCAGTTCATTACTTTGCCATCGTTGAAAGAAAATTCTTGTTCCATTCTTGGACCCATGAGTCttctttataattaaaaagtttataaatcctaatagctaataaaagaGCACGGTTAGTTTCACTACAAAAATCGAATCTAGAATCTCTTGATTATTAAGCGAAGGTGCACGCCACTATGCTAAAATATGCACTTTTTCTAAAGCTTCATCTTCTCAATACAGACGGATGTCCTACTGTACATGGATATATCACATGCCataagttttttattattgatataatataaatggATCATAAATATGGATCCCACGTAAATACACTCAAAAAGGATGATAGTATATAAGTACACATGCATGTATAATTCGAAAATTtcccaatatatatagattcaaGATTCATGGTAGTCTGCCCACTCCGCAGCAAGTTTCGCTTCACCCTCTTGATCTTCACTGaaattcctctctctctctctctctctctctctctctcttctatctctTAGGTTCCAAAACATTAAAGTTCTCATGGAGCTTGCCCACAACAGAGCTCATGATCACGAGTACCAGAAGAGCAACAGCATTAACACCAATGAGCATGTGATATTAGTCATGGAccaaaaaaatgttaaatccATTCCCTCATCAGAATCCAACAACTATATTGATCCAACAAATGCAACCATATCGAGAACCAAAACCCTCCGCCGCCTCAACTTCTCGAAGCCCAAGTCTCGCTTCGACGAGGCTGTTATGGTCAACTATCCGAGTTCTATCCCCGAATACTCTGAGGAAAGAGAATCACAACATTTGCTTGATgactcttcttcatcatctgaCACTGACGATGACTGGTACAGTTCGAATCTGTATATACTTCTAATCttgtttcatttttatatagtCAGTTGGTGTTCTTAGCTTTCTGATCCCTTTGCTAATTGTTACTGCGTGGTGAGGATATATTATATTGGAAAGGACTGTTAGCGTACTTGGAAAGATTCTAATAGTGATGAACTCCTTCCCACTACAGGAGTTTACCTCATTTCCAAGGAAAGATACCGTCGAAAATCAGTCAGAATAGTTAATTAGCATCCTCCAAAGTTGAATCCAACATTCGACTGCTTAGATCAGTCACCTCAAACAGTAGGCTGAGGATACGCCGGAAAAGCGTCAGCTAGCTTTTCGCATTAGCTTTGTCTTATGATGAGTTGTTAATATATATGCCAACGCGCATGATGCATATCTCATACGTTTAATCTAAACATGTGACAGGTACGACAATGAAGATGCTGAAATAGTCGAGGACACCAGAGGTGGGAAGCATggaaagaggaggaggaggaaaaagaaattgaacaaAAGAGTGCTCTTGGAATGGATTCTCTTCCTCACAATCATGACTTGCTTGATTTGTTCCCTTACCCTAGATTCACTTCAAAGAGAGGTTGTTTGGGGCATGAAGATTTGGAAGTGGTGCCTGATGGTTATGGTGACGTTCTGCGGGCGGCTTGTGTCGGGGTGGCTCGTTGCATTAATCGTGTTTCTCATTGAGAGGAACTTCATGCTGAGGGAGAAGGTCCTGTACTTTGTTTACGGACTCCGCAAAAGCTTCCAAAACTGTGCGTGGTTGGGCTTGGTCTTAGCATCTTGGGTTATCTTGTTCCCTAATGTTCACAAGCACCACAAAGTCTTGCAGAAACTCTTTAGGGCTTTAATAGCGGTGCTTATCGGGGCAACCATATGGCTCCTCAAGATTTTGTTTGTCAAGGTTAGTGCGTCACTAAATATTACTTTACAGCTCTTAGCTTAGCTAGGTGTAAAATACATTATAAATCTCATAATCCTGGgcattttaaatatttttctttgccTAATTTGAAGGAACTTAAGTTTAGAAGGAGATTTATGTAGGAGAGAAAATTGAAACGGAGAAAGCAAACCGCAACGACTCGCATCTGgttcgtatatatatatatatatatatatatcctctaGAGAGAAATAGTATAAATACCACGAGTTACTCTCTCAATATTTTACATTTTggaaagaaattataaaagtaTTCAACCTTTAAATTGTATTTTTACTAGGcgttttaaattttcaaactgcatttctttctttctttctttctttctttttcgcAAACATAGTTAGCGGTGTTTTTCATACACTTAGTGAATGTTTGGACCCAATAATCTTGAACATGATTAATTTCCGGTacacaatatataaaagtcatTATTTAGTTGCACACTAGATTTTTCGGAGTACAAGTAAATTACCAAGGtcaaataaattatctaatgtttaggattttttttccctgataACTTCGAGGATGCTATCAAAGAAACTATTTGTGAGCTATATGtacatttttgtttttgtaaatttttcatattcaAGAGTAAGTTTCTTTATAGAACTACAAACAGGACATGATTTAAGTGATTTGGCATTTGTTCATTTTAAAAGTCTCAAAttcgagttttataaatagagaaaTTTATGCTATGAGAGTTTTAACCCTTAGTGAACCAACCCGACTCGAATCGAATTAGTGAGTACACTTTGAGTTTTTTATGATATCATGTTAGActgaaaaattttctttacagATTTAATAtaccaaaataaattattgataTTGTCAAAATGATGGTGGAAGAGCTTTTCAatttgcatttttcttttagttggttcaagcggttcggcaTTTATTCCAATTAAGTAAGATCTCGGGTTCGAGTTTTTGTGAATGCAGCAAATCTAAACTGGGATaactttatcccttagtgggccGTACCGGttcgattggattagtcgggatccAATTGGGTTTTCAGATATCATGGTTTAtatcgaaaagaaaaattattgatattgTCAAAATGATGGTGGAAGAGCTCTTGaatttgcattttttcttttgttggatAATTTGCTTGTTTTTTTCGTTTGTGTATCAAATGATTAGGTGCTGGCCTCGTCGTTCCACGTCGCCACGTTCTTCGACCGAATGAAGGAGAGCGTGTTCCACCACTACATCCTGGACACCCTCTCGGGCCCGCCGCTGGATGAGGCGGAGAGAGAACGGGCAGAGGAGGCTCACCGTCGCCTCCTGCAGCAGTCGAAGTCGATGCCGGCGCGGATGGGGTCAAAAAGAATTGACATGGAGAGGCTCAAGAAGTTGAGCAAGCAAAGGCGGGCCTCAGCCTGGAGCGTGAGGCGGCTTGTGAACTACATCAGGCAGTCGGGGCTGTCAACCATCTCAAGGACGGTGGACGACTTCGGCAAGGCAGAGGCAGAGATCAACAGCGAATGGGAGGCCCGGAGCTGCGCTCAACGCATTTTCAAGAACGTTGCCAAGCCCGGCGCCAAGTATGTCCTCTTTCTCAATCACCAATTGGAATTTGAAGTATAATAATTGTgcctataaaataaaaatttgaagtcAGATGATCAACATAATTCTTGTTTTTCAGTTAATGAACGATATGAGGTTAAATAAAAAGGCATAGCATAAAGGCGTGCACACTCAGCTGATAATTAAAGGTTTCAAGTTTAATATTTATCGTGAAAAGATTTGCATCCtcttattaattataagaatttacattttattatattgaatTCACAAAACTCTAATgtaagcaaatatatatatatatatatatataactaaacaAACTAATTGACAACCCATACACATCGGTACCCATgtcatataatatttataaattatattgcGATGGATTTGACATCCAAATAAATCACGTGTTGGATTTCACCACCACATAAATAATATTGTGATTCATGTGGGTGTGAAATTCATcacaatataatttataagtaTCAAATGCGCgcacgggcacgggtgtgtaTGTGCTGTCATGTCGTGCATGTCAACAAATTTACAAACATAATTGATCCCTTTATAAACTTTTTCTAGTGGCAAATCATCATCGGCCT is a genomic window containing:
- the LOC116202531 gene encoding mechanosensitive ion channel protein 10-like, with product MELAHNRAHDHEYQKSNSINTNEHVILVMDQKNVKSIPSSESNNYIDPTNATISRTKTLRRLNFSKPKSRFDEAVMVNYPSSIPEYSEERESQHLLDDSSSSSDTDDDWYDNEDAEIVEDTRGGKHGKRRRRKKKLNKRVLLEWILFLTIMTCLICSLTLDSLQREVVWGMKIWKWCLMVMVTFCGRLVSGWLVALIVFLIERNFMLREKVLYFVYGLRKSFQNCAWLGLVLASWVILFPNVHKHHKVLQKLFRALIAVLIGATIWLLKILFVKVLASSFHVATFFDRMKESVFHHYILDTLSGPPLDEAERERAEEAHRRLLQQSKSMPARMGSKRIDMERLKKLSKQRRASAWSVRRLVNYIRQSGLSTISRTVDDFGKAEAEINSEWEARSCAQRIFKNVAKPGAKYIEEQDLLNFLRREEVHTIFPTFEGALETGRIRKSSFRNWVVHACFERKALAHSLNDTKTAVQQLHKLASAIAIIIIFVVSLLVMGLATSKVIFVVTSQLLLVGFMFQNTCKTIFESIVFVFVMHPFDVGDRCVIDDVQMIVEEMNILTTVFLRYDMEKIYYPNSVLLTKPISNFRRSPDMADTINFTIDASTSTDDINALRKAIQVYIESKPKHWSPKHSLIVKEIENVDKMKMALCVQHTMNHQNYGERNNRMSDLILELKKIFENLGIKYHLLPQEIHLSQVNMSTGPIGRSPILQP